One window from the genome of Acuticoccus sp. I52.16.1 encodes:
- a CDS encoding tripartite tricarboxylate transporter permease, whose translation MGGLHELAAFGGQLVSILAVPQNWFVLIGASLLGIVFGALPGLTATLGVGLLATLTYGLGYQTALIALIALYVGAIYGGSYPAILLNIPGTAASAASAMDGYPMSARGEGGKALGLTTTASFIGTLLGMLALAVLSPLIVEVALGFTSYEYFLLALFGILISGTLQSPDLVVKGWIAGVIGMALSVVGRDPLMFYPRYTFGQPALDQGLEVVPVLIGAFAIPQIISTLASRTPLAVTQVRDRVVPALGTLVKNARHIVRSAAIGIGIGAVPGVGEDIAGWVSYGTAKSTSRHPETFGKGEPAGLISAETANNACIGGALIPLVTLGIPGSPPAVMLLGALMLHGLTPGPMLSISNPTFIAELAAIMVLASAAMCLNGLILAKQVVRVLALPAEIFLPVVAVLSVLGSYALGLNVENLYLMLIVGLAAYLLTIMQYPIAPLVIGVILGPMADENLRRALMVGQGSLAGFFERPVSVVLIVATLLLIVAQVPYARRMAGRLARGRSTTTTEARDRP comes from the coding sequence ATGGGTGGTCTTCACGAACTCGCCGCGTTCGGCGGGCAGCTCGTCTCGATCCTCGCGGTGCCGCAGAACTGGTTCGTACTGATCGGCGCCAGCCTCCTCGGCATCGTCTTCGGCGCGCTGCCGGGCCTCACCGCCACGCTCGGCGTCGGCCTCTTGGCGACGCTGACCTACGGCCTCGGCTACCAGACGGCGCTGATCGCGCTGATCGCACTCTATGTCGGCGCGATCTACGGCGGCTCCTACCCGGCGATCCTTCTCAACATCCCCGGCACCGCGGCGTCGGCCGCGTCGGCGATGGACGGGTACCCGATGTCCGCCCGCGGGGAGGGCGGCAAGGCGCTCGGTCTCACCACGACCGCCTCGTTCATCGGTACGCTCCTCGGCATGCTGGCGCTGGCGGTGCTGTCGCCCCTCATCGTCGAGGTGGCGCTCGGCTTCACGTCCTACGAATATTTCCTCCTCGCCCTCTTCGGCATCCTGATCTCCGGCACGTTGCAGAGCCCGGACCTCGTCGTGAAGGGGTGGATCGCCGGCGTCATCGGCATGGCGCTCTCCGTTGTCGGCCGCGACCCGCTGATGTTCTACCCGCGCTACACCTTCGGCCAGCCCGCGCTCGACCAGGGGCTCGAGGTCGTCCCGGTGCTGATCGGCGCCTTCGCCATCCCGCAGATCATCTCGACGCTGGCGAGCCGCACCCCGCTCGCCGTCACGCAGGTGCGCGACCGCGTGGTGCCGGCGCTCGGAACGCTGGTGAAGAACGCGCGGCACATCGTGCGCTCGGCGGCGATCGGCATCGGCATCGGCGCGGTGCCGGGCGTCGGCGAAGATATCGCCGGCTGGGTCTCCTACGGCACCGCCAAGTCGACCTCGCGCCACCCCGAGACGTTCGGCAAGGGCGAGCCGGCGGGGCTGATCTCGGCCGAGACGGCCAACAACGCCTGCATCGGCGGCGCGCTCATCCCGCTCGTCACGCTCGGCATTCCGGGGAGCCCGCCGGCGGTGATGCTCCTCGGCGCACTGATGCTGCACGGGCTGACGCCGGGGCCGATGCTGTCGATCTCCAACCCCACCTTCATCGCCGAGCTGGCGGCCATCATGGTGCTCGCATCGGCGGCGATGTGCCTCAACGGGCTGATCCTCGCCAAGCAGGTGGTGCGGGTCCTGGCGCTGCCGGCGGAGATCTTCCTGCCGGTCGTCGCGGTCCTCTCCGTGCTCGGCTCCTACGCGCTCGGCCTCAACGTCGAGAACCTCTACCTGATGCTGATCGTGGGCCTCGCGGCCTATCTCCTCACCATCATGCAGTACCCGATCGCGCCGCTCGTCATCGGCGTGATCCTCGGGCCGATGGCGGACGAGAACCTGCGCCGTGCGCTGATGGTCGGGCAGGGGAGCCTCGCCGGCTTCTTCGAGCGACCGGTCAGCGTGGTGTTGATTGTCGCAACCCTTCTGCTCATCGTCGCGCAAGTGCCGTACGCGCGGCGCATGGCCGGCCGCCTCGCACGGGGCCGGAGCACGACAACGACAGAAGCTAGGGACCGCCCATGA
- a CDS encoding tripartite tricarboxylate transporter TctB family protein translates to MTDPQPAPGVATTVDARALSRLRKADVWTGIVLAAVAVAMIAQALTFPLEGTYAGVKNAWYVSPALFPLMIGALMLVLSIGLLVRALRDFRALRPGGRLFSVEAGALGAEGRNALLIAAILAFYILGLVPRVDFVIATTALLTVFVGAYVIEAPVGRAVLVVLLGAAGVAAFAVALAGGWPAPRSAGQEVADAIVAAVAVLAMIALCVFARGAERRRLGPVIGTAIGTSIVLSAIFKYGLLVPLPREGLGVAVMDAVAGALAGLAG, encoded by the coding sequence ATGACCGACCCCCAACCCGCGCCCGGCGTCGCGACGACCGTGGACGCCCGCGCTTTGTCGCGCCTGCGCAAGGCGGACGTGTGGACCGGCATCGTCCTGGCGGCGGTGGCCGTCGCGATGATCGCCCAGGCGCTGACCTTCCCGCTGGAGGGCACCTACGCCGGGGTGAAGAACGCCTGGTACGTCTCCCCGGCGCTGTTCCCGCTGATGATCGGCGCACTGATGCTGGTGCTTTCGATCGGCCTCCTGGTGCGGGCCCTGCGCGACTTCCGCGCGCTGCGGCCGGGCGGGCGGCTCTTTTCGGTCGAGGCGGGGGCGCTCGGCGCGGAGGGGCGCAACGCGCTGCTGATCGCGGCGATCCTCGCGTTCTACATCCTCGGCCTCGTCCCGCGGGTGGACTTCGTCATCGCCACCACGGCGCTGCTGACCGTCTTCGTCGGCGCCTATGTCATCGAGGCGCCCGTGGGGCGCGCGGTGCTGGTCGTGCTTCTCGGCGCGGCCGGAGTCGCCGCCTTCGCGGTGGCCCTGGCCGGCGGCTGGCCGGCCCCCCGCTCGGCCGGGCAGGAGGTCGCCGACGCGATCGTCGCCGCGGTCGCGGTCCTCGCCATGATCGCGCTGTGCGTCTTCGCCCGCGGGGCGGAGCGACGGCGGCTCGGGCCCGTCATCGGCACCGCCATCGGCACGTCGATCGTGCTGTCGGCGATCTTCAAGTACGGACTGCTCGTGCCGCTGCCGCGCGAGGGGCTCGGCGTGGCGGTGATGGATGCCGTCGCCGGCGCCCTCGCCGGGCTCGCGGGCTGA
- a CDS encoding tripartite tricarboxylate transporter substrate binding protein: protein MSFTRHLSFAAAAMIAATLPAAAQDYPSRPITNVVVWSAGGGTDTVNRLIMAEMQKALPGSARVNTVNRTGGVGGSAGMSYVFSQPDDGYTLAGISESVVTAGVQGGWEERIDVWYPFIVGGSPDLVSVTASSDYKTLDELIEAAKADPGSIRAGASAAGSIHHLNLLALQDGTGAEFNYIPYDGSAPAQNAAVAGEVEVVVTSLAEQQQLLQAGRLRPLAMLTEDSFKLGETEIPSAFTDYPDLTQYLPISQAIGFAVRADAPDDVKQTLSAAFDTAMQSDAVKKFANDNYYSLSGKSGDAAAEQFNKLESLFAWTLWDLGAASVNPETLGIPKPE, encoded by the coding sequence ATGAGCTTCACCCGACACCTGTCGTTCGCGGCGGCGGCGATGATCGCGGCGACCCTGCCGGCGGCGGCGCAGGACTATCCGAGCCGGCCCATCACCAACGTCGTCGTATGGTCGGCCGGCGGCGGCACCGACACCGTCAACCGCCTCATCATGGCGGAGATGCAGAAGGCGCTGCCGGGCAGCGCGCGCGTCAACACCGTGAACCGCACCGGTGGCGTCGGCGGCTCGGCGGGGATGAGCTACGTCTTCAGCCAGCCGGACGACGGCTACACGCTGGCCGGCATCTCCGAGTCGGTGGTCACTGCCGGGGTGCAGGGCGGCTGGGAAGAGCGGATCGACGTCTGGTATCCGTTCATCGTCGGTGGCTCGCCCGACCTCGTCTCCGTGACCGCCAGCTCCGACTACAAGACGCTGGACGAACTCATCGAGGCGGCGAAGGCCGACCCCGGCTCGATCCGCGCCGGCGCCAGCGCCGCGGGCTCGATCCACCACCTCAACCTCCTGGCCCTGCAGGACGGAACCGGCGCCGAGTTCAATTATATCCCCTACGACGGGTCGGCCCCGGCGCAGAACGCGGCCGTCGCGGGTGAGGTCGAGGTGGTCGTCACGTCGCTCGCCGAGCAGCAGCAGCTCCTCCAGGCCGGCCGGCTGCGGCCGCTGGCGATGCTGACGGAGGACTCCTTCAAGCTCGGCGAGACCGAGATCCCCTCCGCCTTCACCGACTATCCGGACCTGACGCAGTATCTGCCGATCAGCCAGGCCATCGGCTTCGCGGTTCGGGCCGACGCACCGGACGACGTCAAGCAGACCCTGTCGGCCGCCTTCGACACGGCGATGCAGAGCGACGCGGTGAAGAAGTTCGCCAACGACAACTACTACTCGCTGTCCGGCAAGTCCGGCGATGCGGCGGCCGAGCAGTTCAACAAGCTGGAGTCGCTGTTCGCCTGGACCTTGTGGGATCTCGGCGCCGCGTCCGTGAACCCCGAGACGCTGGGCATTCCCAAGCCGGAGTGA
- a CDS encoding SMP-30/gluconolactonase/LRE family protein, with protein MIPLTAIGYLGEGLVRPECVLAHASGHLFAADWSGNGGVAVIAPDGTVRRITARDVAAPLRPNGIALEAGGTFLVAHLGDDAGGVLRLHPDGRTEPVLIELDGTPLPPTNFPLLDAAGRLWVTVSTRRLPRHDAARPDVADGFIVLVPPDGPARIVADGLGYTNECTLSADGRHLYVNETFGKRLSRYPVTGPATLGPRETVTVFDDGTFPDGLALDVDGNLWITSIVSNRVIRVGPDGVAETMLEDVDPAEMAITEEMYERGALTSDRLGILHGSVLKNVSSLAFGGADLRTGYLGCLKGDRIATLAMPAAGVAPIHWHADLEPLARAGLLGMPA; from the coding sequence ATGATCCCGCTCACCGCCATCGGCTACCTCGGCGAGGGCCTCGTCCGGCCGGAGTGCGTGCTGGCGCACGCCTCAGGCCACCTCTTCGCGGCGGATTGGTCCGGCAATGGCGGCGTGGCGGTGATCGCGCCCGACGGCACGGTGCGCCGCATCACCGCCCGTGACGTCGCCGCGCCGCTGCGCCCCAACGGGATCGCGCTGGAGGCCGGCGGCACCTTCCTCGTCGCGCATCTCGGGGACGACGCCGGCGGCGTCCTGCGCCTCCACCCGGACGGGCGGACCGAGCCGGTGCTCATCGAGCTGGACGGCACCCCGCTACCGCCGACCAACTTCCCCCTGCTCGACGCCGCGGGCCGCCTGTGGGTCACGGTCAGCACGCGCCGCCTCCCCCGCCACGACGCCGCGCGGCCGGACGTGGCGGACGGGTTCATCGTGCTCGTCCCGCCGGACGGGCCGGCACGGATCGTCGCCGACGGGCTGGGCTACACCAACGAGTGCACCCTTTCCGCCGACGGCCGGCACCTCTACGTCAACGAGACCTTCGGCAAGCGCCTCTCGCGCTACCCCGTCACCGGCCCCGCGACGCTGGGCCCCCGCGAGACGGTGACGGTGTTCGACGACGGCACCTTCCCCGACGGTCTCGCGCTCGACGTCGACGGAAACCTCTGGATCACGTCGATCGTCTCCAACCGCGTCATTCGCGTCGGCCCGGACGGCGTCGCCGAGACGATGCTGGAGGACGTCGACCCGGCGGAGATGGCGATCACCGAAGAGATGTACGAGCGCGGCGCGCTCACCTCCGACCGGCTCGGGATCCTGCACGGCTCGGTGCTGAAGAACGTCTCCAGTCTCGCCTTCGGCGGGGCGGACCTGCGCACCGGCTATCTCGGCTGCCTCAAGGGCGACCGGATCGCCACCCTCGCGATGCCCGCGGCGGGCGTGGCGCCGATTCACTGGCACGCCGACCTGGAGCCGCTGGCACGCGCCGGCCTCCTCGGCATGCCCGCATGA
- a CDS encoding isocitrate/isopropylmalate dehydrogenase family protein — translation MAGDGIGQEVTPAALAIADAALARTGGVRLVREDAPAGAAHYQSTGEAFPETSRRTCEAADAIYLGAMGLPSVRYADGTEIAPQLDLRFMFELYAGVRPTRAIPGVRPALADPRAAEIDFVLVRESTEGLFASRGKGVVEDDAVARETMVITRRVSERVFGYSFGEAERRRAAGKEGRLTLIDKANVFTAFAFFRKVFDEVAARHPDVAADHLYVDAAALAMVSRPWALDVAVTENMFGDILSDLAAGLVGGMGYAPSADIGDERAVFQPAHGSAPDIAGTGKANPVAAILSAAMMLDWLGARHGEVNVVEAGRLIGRAVDAAFADGGLVTCELGGTADTRAVTDAVLANIR, via the coding sequence ATGGCCGGCGACGGTATCGGCCAGGAGGTGACCCCCGCCGCGCTCGCGATCGCCGACGCCGCGCTGGCGCGGACCGGCGGCGTTCGCCTGGTGCGCGAGGACGCCCCCGCGGGTGCCGCGCACTACCAGTCCACCGGCGAAGCTTTCCCGGAAACGAGCCGGCGCACCTGCGAGGCCGCCGACGCCATCTACCTCGGCGCGATGGGCCTGCCCTCGGTGCGCTACGCCGACGGCACCGAGATCGCCCCGCAGCTCGACCTGCGTTTCATGTTCGAACTCTATGCCGGGGTGCGGCCGACCCGCGCGATCCCCGGCGTACGCCCCGCTCTCGCCGACCCACGCGCGGCCGAGATCGACTTCGTCCTGGTGCGCGAATCGACCGAGGGGCTGTTCGCCTCCCGCGGCAAGGGCGTGGTCGAGGACGACGCGGTAGCGCGCGAGACGATGGTCATCACTCGCCGCGTCTCCGAGCGTGTCTTCGGCTACTCGTTCGGCGAGGCGGAGCGGCGGCGCGCGGCCGGCAAGGAGGGCCGGCTGACGCTGATCGACAAGGCCAACGTCTTCACCGCCTTCGCCTTCTTCCGCAAAGTGTTCGACGAGGTCGCCGCCCGGCATCCGGACGTCGCCGCCGACCACCTCTACGTCGATGCCGCGGCGCTCGCGATGGTGAGCCGGCCCTGGGCGCTCGACGTCGCGGTCACCGAGAACATGTTCGGCGACATTCTGTCGGATCTCGCCGCGGGGCTCGTCGGCGGCATGGGCTACGCGCCCTCGGCCGACATCGGCGACGAGCGCGCCGTGTTCCAGCCAGCCCACGGCTCCGCGCCCGATATCGCCGGCACCGGCAAAGCCAATCCCGTCGCCGCGATCCTGTCGGCGGCGATGATGCTCGACTGGCTGGGCGCGCGGCATGGCGAGGTGAACGTCGTCGAGGCGGGCCGGCTGATCGGCCGCGCGGTGGACGCCGCCTTCGCCGACGGCGGTCTCGTCACCTGCGAGCTGGGCGGCACCGCGGACACCCGCGCCGTGACCGACGCCGTGCTCGCCAACATCCGCTGA
- a CDS encoding Gfo/Idh/MocA family protein: MTDLKVATIGAGYFARFHHDAWSRMPGVRLAAVCDTDPDRAEAYRAEFGAGAAYTDPATMIAREAPDLVDIAVPPAAHKDLVALAASEKIDTICQKAFTRSLAEAKETVALAEAAGITLVVHENFRFQPWFREIRRLIDEGALGDIYGSSFRLRPGDGQGARAYLDRQPYFQSMERFLMHETGIHFIDTFRFLFGEYASVYADLRQLNPVIAGEDAGIMVLGHAGGVRSLFDGNRLSDHIAENRRLTMGELWVDGSAGTLRLDGEGNLFLRDFGSNDERAHPLAWEKRGFAGDSVYALQSHVVAHLRDGTPLENTGRAYLTNLAVEEAVYRSSAEGGRIMLQGG; this comes from the coding sequence ATGACGGATCTCAAGGTCGCCACCATCGGCGCCGGCTACTTCGCCCGCTTCCACCACGACGCGTGGTCGCGCATGCCGGGCGTGCGCCTCGCCGCGGTGTGCGACACCGACCCGGACCGCGCCGAGGCCTACCGCGCCGAGTTCGGCGCCGGGGCCGCCTACACCGACCCCGCGACGATGATCGCCCGCGAGGCGCCCGATCTCGTCGACATCGCGGTGCCGCCGGCCGCGCACAAGGACCTCGTCGCGCTCGCCGCGTCTGAGAAGATCGACACCATCTGCCAGAAGGCCTTCACCCGCTCCCTCGCCGAGGCGAAGGAGACCGTGGCGCTTGCCGAGGCGGCGGGCATCACGCTGGTGGTGCACGAGAATTTCCGCTTCCAGCCCTGGTTTCGCGAGATCCGCCGACTGATCGACGAGGGGGCCCTGGGCGACATCTACGGTTCCAGCTTCCGCCTGCGCCCCGGCGACGGACAGGGGGCGCGCGCCTACCTCGACCGGCAGCCCTACTTCCAGTCGATGGAGCGGTTCCTCATGCACGAGACCGGCATCCACTTCATCGACACCTTCCGCTTCCTCTTCGGCGAATATGCCAGCGTCTATGCGGACCTGCGCCAGCTCAATCCGGTGATCGCGGGCGAGGACGCCGGCATCATGGTGCTGGGCCATGCCGGCGGCGTGCGCTCGCTGTTCGACGGCAACCGCTTGTCGGACCACATCGCCGAGAACCGCCGGCTGACGATGGGCGAGCTCTGGGTCGACGGGTCGGCCGGCACCCTGCGGCTCGACGGCGAGGGGAACCTCTTCCTGCGCGACTTCGGCAGCAACGACGAGCGAGCCCACCCGCTCGCCTGGGAGAAGCGCGGCTTTGCCGGCGACAGCGTTTACGCACTGCAGTCCCACGTTGTGGCACACTTGCGCGATGGAACGCCGCTGGAGAATACCGGGCGGGCATACCTGACGAACCTCGCCGTCGAGGAGGCCGTCTACCGATCGTCCGCCGAGGGTGGCCGGATCATGTTGCAGGGAGGCTGA
- a CDS encoding GntR family transcriptional regulator: protein MSETDPRATAATRSEQAYVALKRRVLDNEFPVGSFFLEQELADLLEMSRTPIREALVRLANEGFVEIRPRHGMRVLPISATDMREIYTILTALEAEVAAEVATRGLTGDELAALRQAVDDMEAALTDDDRKAWAVADERFHRCLVGASANQRLRAVILQFWEQAHRVRMLTLRLRPKPVKSTQEHHELVDALEAREPERARQIHRVHRETAANMLAEILSSNGLTNL from the coding sequence GTGAGCGAGACCGACCCGCGTGCGACCGCGGCGACGCGCTCCGAGCAGGCCTACGTCGCGCTGAAGCGCCGCGTGCTGGACAACGAGTTCCCGGTCGGCTCCTTCTTCCTCGAGCAGGAGTTGGCCGACCTTCTGGAGATGAGCCGGACACCCATCCGCGAGGCGCTCGTCCGCCTCGCCAACGAAGGCTTCGTCGAGATTCGCCCCCGTCACGGGATGCGCGTCCTGCCGATCTCCGCCACCGACATGCGCGAGATCTACACCATCCTCACCGCGCTGGAGGCGGAGGTCGCCGCCGAGGTCGCGACCCGCGGCCTCACCGGCGACGAGTTGGCGGCCCTGCGGCAGGCCGTGGACGACATGGAAGCCGCCCTCACCGACGACGACCGCAAGGCCTGGGCGGTCGCCGACGAGCGCTTCCACCGCTGCCTCGTCGGCGCCAGTGCCAACCAGCGCCTGCGCGCGGTCATCCTGCAATTCTGGGAACAGGCACACCGAGTACGCATGTTGACCCTGCGTCTGCGGCCCAAGCCGGTGAAGTCCACGCAGGAGCACCACGAGCTGGTCGACGCGCTGGAGGCCCGCGAGCCGGAGCGCGCCCGCCAGATCCACCGCGTCCACCGCGAGACCGCCGCCAACATGCTGGCCGAGATCCTCTCGTCCAACGGGCTGACGAACCTTTAG
- a CDS encoding type II 3-dehydroquinate dehydratase: protein MTRPIHILNGPSLNRLGTREPHLYGTTTLAEVEAMCREASEGHPLTFRQANAEGDLIGWVHEALDDGAGMIINPAACTFTSIALADALALFPGPIIELHITNLHRREALRHHSHIAKVATAVVAGLGVAGYPFAVRAMRELIAEAHRGATAMR, encoded by the coding sequence ATGACGCGACCGATCCATATCCTCAACGGGCCCAGTCTCAATCGGCTCGGCACCCGTGAGCCGCACCTTTACGGCACCACCACCCTCGCCGAGGTGGAAGCGATGTGCCGGGAGGCCAGCGAAGGCCACCCCCTCACCTTCCGCCAGGCCAACGCCGAGGGCGACCTCATCGGCTGGGTGCACGAGGCGCTGGACGATGGTGCCGGGATGATCATCAACCCCGCCGCCTGCACGTTCACCTCGATCGCGCTCGCCGATGCGCTGGCGCTCTTTCCTGGCCCGATCATCGAGCTGCACATCACCAACCTCCACCGTCGCGAGGCGCTGCGCCACCACTCCCACATCGCCAAGGTGGCGACGGCGGTGGTCGCCGGCCTCGGCGTCGCGGGGTACCCGTTCGCGGTGCGGGCGATGCGCGAGCTGATC